A window of Apium graveolens cultivar Ventura chromosome 8, ASM990537v1, whole genome shotgun sequence contains these coding sequences:
- the LOC141678471 gene encoding sphingosine kinase 1-like isoform X1 — protein MDQNRETISDLVKIDGITTTLTLTYAGKLSWNDGGCHRSLTIEKEVLGFSIQGSRIFLKTIVDKSDASCCIGDNKTDPIRKSFVFEPLSESSLQLWSNMIRQKLDSLEGRPKKLLILVNPFGGRKSALKIFAGDVKPLLDDANILFTMKETRHQLHAKEIASTIDLSIYDGIVCVSGDGVLVEVVNGLMEREDWESAMKMPLGVVPAGTGNGMAKSLLDTVGQPCTALCAVLAIIRGHKRSLDVATILQGEARFYSVLMLAWGLVADIDIESERFRWMGSARMDFYALLRIFHLRTYNGHVYFVPAPGYEAFGDKLRRQNVECSGDFCTLGPNNELPIKIQQHGYRQSIVNLQNLKWRKIDGPFVSVWLHNVPWGSEDTMAAPDAKFADGYLDLIIMRTCSKLSLLALMIELNNGNHVKSPDVLYLKVKAFILEPGSQTADPSKEGIIDSDGEVLARGKGTYKCKQKTLMTYDRLQITVDQGLATLFSPI, from the exons ATGGATCAAAACCGAGAAACAATCTCCGACCTCGTAAAAATCGACGGCATCACCACAACCCTAACCCTAACATACGCCGGAAAACTCTCCTGGAACGACGGCGGTTGTCACCGGAGTTTAACTATCGAGAAAGAAGTTCTAGGTTTTTCCATTCAAGGTTCCAGAATATTCCTCAAGACAATTGTTGATAAATCCGATGCTTCCTGTTGTATTGGAGATAATAAAACTGATCCTATTCGAAAGAGTTTCGTGTTCGAACCTCTCTCCGAATCTTCGTTACAGCTTTGGTCTAATATGATTCGACAAAAGCTCGATTCTCTAG AAGGACGGCCAAAAAAGCTGCTTATACTTGTAAATCCATTTGGAGGAAGGAAATCTGCTTTAAAGATCTTTGCTGGTGATGTAAAACCATTACTCGACGATGCTAATATTCTATTTACGATGAAAG AGACAAGGCACCAGCTTCACGCAAAGGAAATTGCTAGTACAATTGATTTGTCGATATATGATGGAATTGTTTGTGTCAGCGGGGACGGAGTATTGGTTGAG GTTGTAAATGGACTTATGGAGAGGGAAGATTGGGAGTCAGCAATGAAGATGCCTCTTGGAGTAGTACCTGCAG GAACAGGAAATGGTATGGCAAAATCTCTTCTGGATACAGTTGGTCAACCCTGTACAGCCCTTTGCGCAGTTCTTGCTATTATTAGAG GACATAAGCGTTCATTGGATGTAGCAACTATCTTGCAAGGGGAGGCCAGATTTTATAGTGTCTTGATGCTTGCTTGGG GTTTGGTAGCTGATATTGACATCGAGTCAGAAAGATTTAGATGGATGGGGAGTGCACGGATGGATTTCTAC GCTCTTCTACGAATATTTCATTTGCGTACATATAATGGCCATGTATATTTTGTACCGGCACCTGGCTATGAAGCATTCGGTGATAAACTAAGAAGGCAAAATGTTGAATGTTCTGGTGACTTTTGTACTCTCGGTCCAAATAATGAGTTGCCAATTAAGATTCAACAACATGGATATCGACAGTCGATTGTTAACCTGCAAAATTTAAAGTGGAGAAAGATTGATGGCCCTTTTGTTTCAGTCTGGCTTCACAATGTACCTTGGGGTAGTGAAGATACCATGGCAGCTCCTGATGCCAAG TTTGCAGATGGATATCTGGACCTTATCATAATGAGAACTTGCTCCAAGTTATCCTTGCTCGCTTTAATGATTGAATTGAACAATGGCAACCATGTCAAATCACCTGATGTGTTGTACCTCAAG GTGAAGGCCTTCATCTTGGAACCTGGTTCGCAAACTGCTGATCCATCCAAGGAAGGGATCATCGACTCAGATGGTGAAGTCCTGGCTAGAGGGAAAGGAACATACAAATGTAAGCAAAAGACTCTGATGACATACGATAGGCTTCAAATTACTGTTGATCAAGGTTTAGCTACCCTTTTTAGCCCAATTTAG
- the LOC141678471 gene encoding sphingosine kinase 1-like isoform X2, giving the protein MDQNRETISDLVKIDGITTTLTLTYAGKLSWNDGGCHRSLTIEKEVLGFSIQGSRIFLKTIVDKSDASCCIGDNKTDPIRKSFVFEPLSESSLQLWSNMIRQKLDSLEGRPKKLLILVNPFGGRKSALKIFAETRHQLHAKEIASTIDLSIYDGIVCVSGDGVLVEVVNGLMEREDWESAMKMPLGVVPAGTGNGMAKSLLDTVGQPCTALCAVLAIIRGHKRSLDVATILQGEARFYSVLMLAWGLVADIDIESERFRWMGSARMDFYALLRIFHLRTYNGHVYFVPAPGYEAFGDKLRRQNVECSGDFCTLGPNNELPIKIQQHGYRQSIVNLQNLKWRKIDGPFVSVWLHNVPWGSEDTMAAPDAKFADGYLDLIIMRTCSKLSLLALMIELNNGNHVKSPDVLYLKVKAFILEPGSQTADPSKEGIIDSDGEVLARGKGTYKCKQKTLMTYDRLQITVDQGLATLFSPI; this is encoded by the exons ATGGATCAAAACCGAGAAACAATCTCCGACCTCGTAAAAATCGACGGCATCACCACAACCCTAACCCTAACATACGCCGGAAAACTCTCCTGGAACGACGGCGGTTGTCACCGGAGTTTAACTATCGAGAAAGAAGTTCTAGGTTTTTCCATTCAAGGTTCCAGAATATTCCTCAAGACAATTGTTGATAAATCCGATGCTTCCTGTTGTATTGGAGATAATAAAACTGATCCTATTCGAAAGAGTTTCGTGTTCGAACCTCTCTCCGAATCTTCGTTACAGCTTTGGTCTAATATGATTCGACAAAAGCTCGATTCTCTAG AAGGACGGCCAAAAAAGCTGCTTATACTTGTAAATCCATTTGGAGGAAGGAAATCTGCTTTAAAGATCTTTGCTG AGACAAGGCACCAGCTTCACGCAAAGGAAATTGCTAGTACAATTGATTTGTCGATATATGATGGAATTGTTTGTGTCAGCGGGGACGGAGTATTGGTTGAG GTTGTAAATGGACTTATGGAGAGGGAAGATTGGGAGTCAGCAATGAAGATGCCTCTTGGAGTAGTACCTGCAG GAACAGGAAATGGTATGGCAAAATCTCTTCTGGATACAGTTGGTCAACCCTGTACAGCCCTTTGCGCAGTTCTTGCTATTATTAGAG GACATAAGCGTTCATTGGATGTAGCAACTATCTTGCAAGGGGAGGCCAGATTTTATAGTGTCTTGATGCTTGCTTGGG GTTTGGTAGCTGATATTGACATCGAGTCAGAAAGATTTAGATGGATGGGGAGTGCACGGATGGATTTCTAC GCTCTTCTACGAATATTTCATTTGCGTACATATAATGGCCATGTATATTTTGTACCGGCACCTGGCTATGAAGCATTCGGTGATAAACTAAGAAGGCAAAATGTTGAATGTTCTGGTGACTTTTGTACTCTCGGTCCAAATAATGAGTTGCCAATTAAGATTCAACAACATGGATATCGACAGTCGATTGTTAACCTGCAAAATTTAAAGTGGAGAAAGATTGATGGCCCTTTTGTTTCAGTCTGGCTTCACAATGTACCTTGGGGTAGTGAAGATACCATGGCAGCTCCTGATGCCAAG TTTGCAGATGGATATCTGGACCTTATCATAATGAGAACTTGCTCCAAGTTATCCTTGCTCGCTTTAATGATTGAATTGAACAATGGCAACCATGTCAAATCACCTGATGTGTTGTACCTCAAG GTGAAGGCCTTCATCTTGGAACCTGGTTCGCAAACTGCTGATCCATCCAAGGAAGGGATCATCGACTCAGATGGTGAAGTCCTGGCTAGAGGGAAAGGAACATACAAATGTAAGCAAAAGACTCTGATGACATACGATAGGCTTCAAATTACTGTTGATCAAGGTTTAGCTACCCTTTTTAGCCCAATTTAG
- the LOC141678471 gene encoding sphingosine kinase 2-like isoform X3 — protein MEREDWESAMKMPLGVVPAGTGNGMAKSLLDTVGQPCTALCAVLAIIRGHKRSLDVATILQGEARFYSVLMLAWGLVADIDIESERFRWMGSARMDFYALLRIFHLRTYNGHVYFVPAPGYEAFGDKLRRQNVECSGDFCTLGPNNELPIKIQQHGYRQSIVNLQNLKWRKIDGPFVSVWLHNVPWGSEDTMAAPDAKFADGYLDLIIMRTCSKLSLLALMIELNNGNHVKSPDVLYLKVKAFILEPGSQTADPSKEGIIDSDGEVLARGKGTYKCKQKTLMTYDRLQITVDQGLATLFSPI, from the exons ATGGAGAGGGAAGATTGGGAGTCAGCAATGAAGATGCCTCTTGGAGTAGTACCTGCAG GAACAGGAAATGGTATGGCAAAATCTCTTCTGGATACAGTTGGTCAACCCTGTACAGCCCTTTGCGCAGTTCTTGCTATTATTAGAG GACATAAGCGTTCATTGGATGTAGCAACTATCTTGCAAGGGGAGGCCAGATTTTATAGTGTCTTGATGCTTGCTTGGG GTTTGGTAGCTGATATTGACATCGAGTCAGAAAGATTTAGATGGATGGGGAGTGCACGGATGGATTTCTAC GCTCTTCTACGAATATTTCATTTGCGTACATATAATGGCCATGTATATTTTGTACCGGCACCTGGCTATGAAGCATTCGGTGATAAACTAAGAAGGCAAAATGTTGAATGTTCTGGTGACTTTTGTACTCTCGGTCCAAATAATGAGTTGCCAATTAAGATTCAACAACATGGATATCGACAGTCGATTGTTAACCTGCAAAATTTAAAGTGGAGAAAGATTGATGGCCCTTTTGTTTCAGTCTGGCTTCACAATGTACCTTGGGGTAGTGAAGATACCATGGCAGCTCCTGATGCCAAG TTTGCAGATGGATATCTGGACCTTATCATAATGAGAACTTGCTCCAAGTTATCCTTGCTCGCTTTAATGATTGAATTGAACAATGGCAACCATGTCAAATCACCTGATGTGTTGTACCTCAAG GTGAAGGCCTTCATCTTGGAACCTGGTTCGCAAACTGCTGATCCATCCAAGGAAGGGATCATCGACTCAGATGGTGAAGTCCTGGCTAGAGGGAAAGGAACATACAAATGTAAGCAAAAGACTCTGATGACATACGATAGGCTTCAAATTACTGTTGATCAAGGTTTAGCTACCCTTTTTAGCCCAATTTAG